A window of Ictalurus furcatus strain D&B chromosome 18, Billie_1.0, whole genome shotgun sequence contains these coding sequences:
- the dkc1 gene encoding H/ACA ribonucleoprotein complex subunit DKC1 isoform X2, giving the protein MRRFRHAQTLPRVPRRRTRRKMADCEFSSAKKEKKKKAKISDDEVGEIQETGDFLIKPESKVAKLDTSQWPLLLKNFDKLNIRTAHYTPLPHGSNPLKRNINDYVRSGFINLDKPANPSSHEVVAWIKRILRVEKTGHSGTLDPKVTGCLIVCIDRATRLVKSQQSAGKEYVGIVRLHNAIENEHQLARTLECLTGALFQRPPLIAAVKRQLRVRTIYESKLIEYDPEKRLGIFWVSCEAGTYIRTLCVHLGLLLGVGGQMQELRRVRSGVLGEMDCMVTMHDVLDAQWQFDHNKDETYLRRVIFPLEKLLISHKRIVMKDSAVNAICYGAKIMLPGVLRYEDGIELNQDIVVITTKGEAICTAVALMTTAVISTCDHGVVAKIKRVIMERDTYPRKWGLGPKASQKKMMIQKGLLDKRGKPNGSTPADWKEGYVDYSKPKVKVEAAAEDGDAVQAGAKRKRDESGSEGEAVPSTPKTDEVKKEKKKKKKEKKMKLAEEVSEAAEATEDAAAEGEGEVTESAKKKKKKKKVKEADSD; this is encoded by the exons TCTCTTCTGctaagaaagagaagaagaagaaagcgaAGATTTCAGATGACGAAGTCGGG gaaatcCAAGAAACGGGAGATTTCCTCATCAAGCCTGAATCCAAGGTTGCCAAACTTGACACATCCCAGTGGCCTTTGCTGCTCAAG AATTTTGATAAGCTGAACATCAGGACAGCGCACTACACACCCCTGCCCCATGGCTCGAATCCCCTGAAGAGGAACATTAACGATTACGTCAG ATCTGGTTTTATTAACTTGGACAAGCCAGCAAATCCGTCCTCTCATGAAGTGGTCGCGTGGATCAAACGGATCCTGCGTGTGGAGAAGACGGGCCACAGCGGGACGCTGGACCCAAAAGTCACGGGCTGTCTGATCGTGTGCATCGACAGAGCGACGCGATTAGTCAAATCTCAGCAGAGCGCAG GCAAAGAGTACGTGGGCATAGTACGGCTGCACAATGCGATAGAGAACGAACATCAGCTCGCGAGG ACTCTGGAGTGTCTCACCGGAGCGCTGTTCCAGAGGCCTCCTCTCATCGCCGCAGTGAAGCGACAGCTACGAGTCAGGACCATCTACGAGAGCAAGCTCATCGAATACGACCCGGAGAAAAGACTCG GTATTTTCTGGGTAAGCTGCGAGGCAGGGACGTACATCAGAACGCTGTGTGTTCATCTGGGGCTGCTGCTGGGAGTTGGAGGTCAGATGCAGGAGCTCAGGAGGGTTCGGTCTGGAGTGTTGGGCGAGATG GACTGCATGGTGACCATGCACGACGTATTAGACGCTCAGTGGCAGTTTGATCACAACAAGGATGAGACCTACCTGAGAAGAGTCATCTTCCCTCTGGAGAAGCTGCTCATCAGCCACAAGAGGATCGTCATGAAGGACAGCGCG GTCAATGCTATTTGCTATGGTGCTAAAATCATGTTACCGGGTGTGCTGCGGTATGAAGATGGCATAGAACTGAACCAGGACATCGTCGTCATCACGACTAAAGGAGAAGCCATTTGTACAG ctGTAGCACTGATGACGACGGCGGTCATCTCTACGTGCGACCACGGCGTCGTGGCTAAGATCAAGAGGGTCATCATGGAAAGAGACACGTACCCACGCAAATGGGGCTTGGGTCCAAAG GCCAGTCAGAAGAAAATGATGATCCAGAAAGGCCTTCTAGATAAACGCGGCAAGCCGAACGGGAGCACTCCGGCCGACTGGAAGGAGGGTTACGTGGACTACAG taaACCCAAAGTAAAGGTAGAAGCAGCTGCTGAAGATGGTGACGCTGTTCAGGCAGGAGCAAAG AGGAAACGCGATGAGAGCGGAAGCGAGGGCGAAGCCGTGCCCTCGACCCCAAAGACGGACGAGGtcaagaaagagaagaagaaaaagaagaaagaaaagaaaatgaagctgGCTGAGGAGGTATCGGAAGCAGCAGAAGCCACCGAGGACGCAGCGGCAGAAGGGGAAGGAGAG GTCACAGAAAGCgccaaaaagaagaagaagaaaaagaaggtgaAAGAG
- the dkc1 gene encoding H/ACA ribonucleoprotein complex subunit DKC1 isoform X1 gives MRRFRHAQTLPRVPRRRTRRKMADCEFSSAKKEKKKKAKISDDEVGEIQETGDFLIKPESKVAKLDTSQWPLLLKNFDKLNIRTAHYTPLPHGSNPLKRNINDYVRSGFINLDKPANPSSHEVVAWIKRILRVEKTGHSGTLDPKVTGCLIVCIDRATRLVKSQQSAGKEYVGIVRLHNAIENEHQLARTLECLTGALFQRPPLIAAVKRQLRVRTIYESKLIEYDPEKRLGIFWVSCEAGTYIRTLCVHLGLLLGVGGQMQELRRVRSGVLGEMDCMVTMHDVLDAQWQFDHNKDETYLRRVIFPLEKLLISHKRIVMKDSAVNAICYGAKIMLPGVLRYEDGIELNQDIVVITTKGEAICTAVALMTTAVISTCDHGVVAKIKRVIMERDTYPRKWGLGPKASQKKMMIQKGLLDKRGKPNGSTPADWKEGYVDYSSKPKVKVEAAAEDGDAVQAGAKRKRDESGSEGEAVPSTPKTDEVKKEKKKKKKEKKMKLAEEVSEAAEATEDAAAEGEGEVTESAKKKKKKKKVKEADSD, from the exons TCTCTTCTGctaagaaagagaagaagaagaaagcgaAGATTTCAGATGACGAAGTCGGG gaaatcCAAGAAACGGGAGATTTCCTCATCAAGCCTGAATCCAAGGTTGCCAAACTTGACACATCCCAGTGGCCTTTGCTGCTCAAG AATTTTGATAAGCTGAACATCAGGACAGCGCACTACACACCCCTGCCCCATGGCTCGAATCCCCTGAAGAGGAACATTAACGATTACGTCAG ATCTGGTTTTATTAACTTGGACAAGCCAGCAAATCCGTCCTCTCATGAAGTGGTCGCGTGGATCAAACGGATCCTGCGTGTGGAGAAGACGGGCCACAGCGGGACGCTGGACCCAAAAGTCACGGGCTGTCTGATCGTGTGCATCGACAGAGCGACGCGATTAGTCAAATCTCAGCAGAGCGCAG GCAAAGAGTACGTGGGCATAGTACGGCTGCACAATGCGATAGAGAACGAACATCAGCTCGCGAGG ACTCTGGAGTGTCTCACCGGAGCGCTGTTCCAGAGGCCTCCTCTCATCGCCGCAGTGAAGCGACAGCTACGAGTCAGGACCATCTACGAGAGCAAGCTCATCGAATACGACCCGGAGAAAAGACTCG GTATTTTCTGGGTAAGCTGCGAGGCAGGGACGTACATCAGAACGCTGTGTGTTCATCTGGGGCTGCTGCTGGGAGTTGGAGGTCAGATGCAGGAGCTCAGGAGGGTTCGGTCTGGAGTGTTGGGCGAGATG GACTGCATGGTGACCATGCACGACGTATTAGACGCTCAGTGGCAGTTTGATCACAACAAGGATGAGACCTACCTGAGAAGAGTCATCTTCCCTCTGGAGAAGCTGCTCATCAGCCACAAGAGGATCGTCATGAAGGACAGCGCG GTCAATGCTATTTGCTATGGTGCTAAAATCATGTTACCGGGTGTGCTGCGGTATGAAGATGGCATAGAACTGAACCAGGACATCGTCGTCATCACGACTAAAGGAGAAGCCATTTGTACAG ctGTAGCACTGATGACGACGGCGGTCATCTCTACGTGCGACCACGGCGTCGTGGCTAAGATCAAGAGGGTCATCATGGAAAGAGACACGTACCCACGCAAATGGGGCTTGGGTCCAAAG GCCAGTCAGAAGAAAATGATGATCCAGAAAGGCCTTCTAGATAAACGCGGCAAGCCGAACGGGAGCACTCCGGCCGACTGGAAGGAGGGTTACGTGGACTACAG cagtaaACCCAAAGTAAAGGTAGAAGCAGCTGCTGAAGATGGTGACGCTGTTCAGGCAGGAGCAAAG AGGAAACGCGATGAGAGCGGAAGCGAGGGCGAAGCCGTGCCCTCGACCCCAAAGACGGACGAGGtcaagaaagagaagaagaaaaagaagaaagaaaagaaaatgaagctgGCTGAGGAGGTATCGGAAGCAGCAGAAGCCACCGAGGACGCAGCGGCAGAAGGGGAAGGAGAG GTCACAGAAAGCgccaaaaagaagaagaagaaaaagaaggtgaAAGAG